DNA sequence from the Osmia lignaria lignaria isolate PbOS001 chromosome 2, iyOsmLign1, whole genome shotgun sequence genome:
GCTGGTCCGTAGAAATACGTGCCTCTCTACCCGATGAAACGAAtacggaaaagaaaaaaaaagaaggaaaaatttgcCGCGTCAAAACGATGTATACTCTCGTTTCAGATCTATCACATTCTGATCAGTGACGCGAAGCTCAGGCAGACGTTTAATTTGGGTCCGCATTGCGGCTTCGTTACGTTCATCACCTGGCTGATGATACTGATCATCCTACTCTGCTCGTTGCTGGTGAGTTTCACAAGGAGTTGTTCAAACTTCTGCCTCGTTGCAGACTTGCTTCGCGTTAACCTACCTCTTAATTTGTTGCTTCGTTGCTTCGTTGCTTCGTTGCTTCGTTAATCGTTGATTCTCCAGGGATCCCGGTATCCCGGTACGAGTGCAGGGGAAAGAGGTTAAGAAAAATATGTATGTTACTCCTTCCTCGTTTCGCTGTAACACAGTtcactttttttcttcttttactttctTTATCGGGAATAAACTAGCTGACTGACGAGAGATAAGTTAATTCGAATCCTGCACGGATCTGTTTCAGTTGGATTTCTAGcaaaaaatatgtacatatataaatgtTGTCGTTTTGCGAATTTCTTACGAATTTACCTGAAGGTAATATTGTTAAACTTTGAGTCTGCAAACTATGGAAGCTGCAATCACGATTCAAAACACCTAGAACCCTGCAGGTTCGAACCTTGAGCTTTAAAACCTTTAAGCTCCAAGATTCGCGACCCGTCCAGATTCTGTAGTAGGATCATTGTTTTCACGAGAAAAATACGAATTTTCCGCATGTTTATACATATAGTATGTACTTTCTTATATTATCTTTAGGTTACATACATACCCTTGTTTAACCTATCAATTCTTTccctattaaaataaattataaaatattttcaagtatTGTTGAAAATTGCAGGTAACCAAAACGATCGTCTCAGACGAAAAGGACTTCCTAGAGTTGTACAAGGAAACGAAAAAGGTACTGCTACGATGACAAATAAACTATGACCGCGAAGTAAcagtaattacatttaatttacaGAAAATCCCCCGGAAGAAAAGCGTGACGGACATCAGACCGGCGTACAATTGTATTCATAAACACGTAAGTTTGTTTCCTTGTAATTTTGCTGGAAAACACGTTTCACCCGGTCGAGTCTTTCTTAACAATACACGGTTACAGGAAACGGTAAATTACTTTCTGATTTCCAGCTGCAACAGACCGACGTGTTTCAAGAGAAGACGAGGAAAATGGTGGGTGCTTTTCGAATATATTTCATCGCGGTCGCGGTGAACTAACATATCGCGGCTAAAACTCTTTATTTCGACAGCTCTGTAAGGAACATCTGGAGCTAGAAATACTGAACAGCAAAATCAATTGTATAAACAAGCTGTTGAAGCCAGAGGTaaggtgtttgaaaattttttttcaatattttcttctatCTCTTTTCTATTAagtctataattttatttagaatttaaaaaagcaTCTTATTCTTAGTTATTCTAATGATTATTGTAGAAAAACGAATCGTCCAACAGGttgcaaaattgaaatttcaaattatagatttatcgaattttaaacaaaagtcCAATTAATTGAATACGGTGTTGAAATGATTGAAAAACTAATAGAATATTGTTTAACGAGCtttaaaagtaaatttaatattgCAGTCAGTAAACTCTGAACTTTAGTGAACTACTGGAAACTGTTACTTAATGAGACTCGGTGAcataaaaatagaatcaaactAGTCTTTCAGCCAATACCTGAAACTTTTGTTGGTCACGAGTTTCGTTTACGATGTGCTTTTCTCCATTTAACAGCTTTTCAGCGAAATCGTCGATAAAATCAACGGGCAGAGAAACAGTCGATAACATACACAACAGTTGAAAAGTTGAAAAGTTTCAACTGTACATACATTGTGTCACGTACTCCTTAACTAATACGAATGTCTCATTTACATAATTTGGCTAAAAATTCTCGAAATTTAAGAGAgttttattgttaaaaaatatctcaaagatATTGTCTTGGGTCAccctgtacatacatacatacatacatacatacatacatatctgTAACTATGTGAATTTCTGCGAGTTCATCCTAATTAACAAGATGAGAATCGCGTCTTTCGGCTAAAGGGGTTGgcttttaattgttttaatctAATTTTCGAGTCGTGGCTTTCTCGTCGGTGTCGTGATTATCGCATCGTAAAATCTAAGCTTTTTCCAAGCCGCGACTGATTCCTTTCTCGCAATGAATTCCGTTTTTCACCTGCCAACGCTAAGTTAACTTGTCACGCGACTTTTAACCCTTTACAGTCGTGTATTTGTCCTGATTTACCGCGAGTTAACGttactttcaattaattttttcaattaatttttgtatcgtaacattataaaaaaaattatactctatttaaaaaaaatcttacaaataaaaggaaaataactgtaaaattatcaaaatgaaaTTCAGATTTAAAAGGGACGTTTCTAAAACGAATTCGCACCTATTTCAGGCGCAGACTGAATGGCGGCGGAGCAAATTACCGAAAGTGTATTATCGTCCCATTAACTCCCCCGTGTCGAAGTAACAATGTAATTAACCAAACACAAACTTGCCCAATAAAGAACGTGCAAACTGCATCGACTTCGTACGCGTTTATGACTTTACGATTTTCTGCACCATTAAAAGTTTTCCTGTTACGAAGGaggaaattctttaattttgcactactttctttcacttttcacTTTAATACCTTTCGTTTTTCTCATGATTGAGAAAACGCTGTTTCTGTAATTATTCGATGAAAATTACGGCAAGGCGATGAAGATGTTAAAAAACTCTAAATTTCTTTAAATCGTCTCAACACGAACAGACCGTGTATGTAAGTATTTAAGTATGTAAGTATGTAAGTATGTACATACCATACACGTCGTTAGCCCCGCGAATCAAGTTGTGCGTTTACCAGGCCGTATAATTCATTCGCGTGTTTGACGTGTGTAATAATAGAAACAATGGAACAACAGAGGCACGGTAACGCGACAGCAATAACTCAGGACTGTCCCTGTGTGCATAACTATAACTCCCCGGTCGGGCCCGGCTATCTTTTGAGACACCATCGTTCTGTGTTGATTAATCAAACCGAATAATCTGGTCGAACTGAATTCAAATAATACCCTGTGGTCGGTCCCTCATTCTCTCTCCCATGACAATTTCGACCACAGTCGACTATCAACTAgtaacgaataaataaaatttctcattCGTTTATTCGTCAGCCTATATAGACACCGCGAGGCCTGATAAAAAGTGCAGAATTTTCTTCGGCAACCCCTGCCATTCCTAATTATTTCTAACAAGATGAACCGTAAGAAAGCGGCATCCGTTAGGTTaaacatatgtatgtaaatatctATGTATACGAAGGTGAATCGGTGCCGAGATTTCCAGTTGGGCGCATGCGCCCGCCGCGCCGACTCATTCTTTTTCCACCCCTGCAGCTAGTCGCGGAATGTAGATGTCGCTGGTAGTGGCATCGAAATCCTAACACCCCGTcgggtcgcgtcgcgtcgcgtccacCCGGTTCCCACCCTCTCTAGCCCCTTCTTCGGCTGTTGTCGTCTATTTTCATTCAGCCCGTTCCGTTCGCCTCGGTCGTCGTTCGAGCTGGTCGCCTCTGGCGCAGAAATTGAACCACGGCTACGTGCTGGGTCTTTGCTCCCGTTTAATATTTCAACCAGTCCATTGGCTGCCTTGAACATCGACATGCGCCTTGCCATCGACTCTCCTCCATTCTCGTTACGTCAAACGTAACGCGTTGTCGCTCGAAATCCCCGTTCATAATCCACTTATCAGAGAGGGCTGCCGCGCGACTCGTGGCTATCGATACACGGAAATACGAAAAATCGATCGGTGACAGCCGGCATGGCAGCCTCGTGCACGCATCTCGCTTTTATGGAGGTCGACACTTTGCCTAACATAAGTACTACCTAATACACGCTGTCGCTTAACTGCTCTTCTGTTCGTATTAAATGAAAACTAGCGATTCTCGATAAGGAAACAACTCGAACGAAACTGTGCCGTAAACATTTTCTTCATAAAAAATTTACCTAATAAATACTCTCTTATGTCCTTTCCTCTTTAACCCTGTTAAAAGGTTCAATTACATATTATAATACCGACGTCGTACCACTGTTGTGAGAGcagaatttttttcatattttctagcCTCACGATTGACcaaactttcctactttttggaTCGATCGAGACCAAAACTTACATAACgtatacaatttttacaatttttacaatttttacaatttttaaatgaaacagtttttatgaaaattattaaaatgtccTCGTGCAATTGCTCAATTGCTCAATTGCTCAATTGCTCAATTGCAGAAGCTTTCGGATATTGTATCCTCATCAATATTCAATGGAGATCATAGAGTTATACTGCAGCAGTTTTTTTCAAGCTTTTGTGCTTTGATAGCGTAGCTTATCGGagatttaaatattattgataaaattattttagattAGTTTTGCAATAGTCTATCGtatcaatataataaataattataattaatagtgATCCGCTTTTATAACAGAGCGAAGTGAGAGCGACATTTGACGATCATTTtcaattcaataatattttactgaTAATACATTCTATCGTATTCTTGGAATTGAAATGCACAGTTTTCTGATTAAGATGAAAAAGAATATTGGAAATTTATTTCCGCATATCGTATTTCACATCAACTGTCAGGTATCAGGAACATCCTCGGTATGTAATCGTTCGTGAAGGATTAAAAACAGATTTAAAGGATTTCCTTCGCAAAGGATTAAAAGAATCTCAATCGTaacaaatacatatatgtaggtAGGCacgaattgaaaatattaatgtaaaaatttgtaaaaatgaaaaacaaaaatttgaaagCTATGAAAAGATTCATTGTTTGTAATACGTCAGTTGTAATGTTTAGGAACAAAGTGCTTTTGTTTCCTTATTGTATAGGTACCttgaataataaatatgaaCAGAATCCGAAACAGTTTTGAAaatcgattttctcgaaaatgtAACTTGTACGAGGCAATTTTCTTCCATACtttccacttatttttatgtatattagGGTACACCACCTAACTGGTTAGGTCGATCCAGCATGAGAAAATAAGTAAGAAAATGTTTCATTCAGAAAATCGATTATAAAGGCTTCTTTGGTGCgtataaatacaatattaaacCCATGACCAAGTGGTAGGTAATTGTCGGTGTTATGTTCAGATCCAATAAGGTATCGAACCAGTGAACATACAATATCAAACGAGCCTTCAATATCGATtatctgaaatttttatttcacttaCTTTTGACTTACGATTACACGACACCCTATACATTATACCTACACGTATTTTCGTTTCGATCGAAGAGACTATCGGGGCCAACAACGGTAATATGCATCCCGGTATAAAGAAAATGCAAACGCGTTCTCTACTTCTTTGTCTTTCTTTTCTCCCCTTTTTGTTGCT
Encoded proteins:
- the LOC117608551 gene encoding uncharacterized protein LOC117608551 translates to MDDARLYRYYRSRNSNPFRWLIYHILISDAKLRQTFNLGPHCGFVTFITWLMILIILLCSLLVTKTIVSDEKDFLELYKETKKKIPRKKSVTDIRPAYNCIHKHLQQTDVFQEKTRKMLCKEHLELEILNSKINCINKLLKPEAQTEWRRSKLPKVYYRPINSPVSK